In the genome of Streptomyces sp. V2I9, one region contains:
- a CDS encoding RDD family protein — protein sequence MSELVTGDAVVLGLRPARLPSRALASAIDLAATFAVFILVSVLLAIASASLDEAAVAAIVAASFLLVLIGGPVAVETLSHGRSLGKLVCGLRVVRDDGGPIRFRHALVRGGMGLVEILMTFGALASIASLVSARGRRIGDLFAGTLVIRERVAVPGRSVAVPPPPPWLVGRFAQLDLSAVPDELWLSIRQYLTRMQQLDPGVGRSLADRLAGDLVARTGTVAPQGVPAAAFLAAVLHERQARDARRVFGGVGTGGAVPSSSASPAGHAVPGGPGAVGGPFGGAPVAAVLGAGAGAGADSALEAGVVGGAASTGDVREERRGGAGASSGGFAPPC from the coding sequence ATGAGTGAGTTGGTGACCGGGGACGCGGTCGTCCTGGGGTTGAGGCCGGCGCGGTTGCCGAGCCGGGCGCTGGCCTCGGCGATCGATCTGGCGGCCACCTTCGCCGTGTTCATCCTGGTATCGGTACTGCTGGCCATCGCTTCCGCCTCTCTGGACGAAGCGGCCGTCGCGGCGATCGTCGCGGCCTCGTTCCTGCTCGTCCTGATCGGCGGACCGGTCGCGGTGGAGACGTTGAGCCACGGCCGTTCCCTGGGAAAGCTGGTGTGCGGGCTCCGGGTGGTACGGGACGACGGCGGGCCGATCCGGTTCCGTCACGCTCTCGTACGCGGGGGCATGGGGCTCGTCGAGATCCTGATGACCTTCGGCGCTCTGGCTTCCATCGCTTCCCTGGTGTCCGCGCGAGGACGCCGGATCGGTGACCTGTTCGCCGGGACGCTGGTCATCCGGGAGCGGGTCGCCGTACCGGGCCGCTCCGTCGCTGTGCCGCCTCCCCCGCCCTGGCTGGTCGGACGGTTCGCGCAGCTGGACCTGTCGGCCGTGCCGGACGAGCTCTGGCTGTCGATACGGCAGTACCTGACGCGGATGCAGCAGCTGGACCCCGGTGTGGGTCGCTCGCTCGCGGACCGGCTGGCCGGGGACCTGGTCGCGCGGACCGGGACCGTCGCCCCGCAGGGCGTTCCCGCAGCGGCGTTCCTGGCCGCCGTGTTGCACGAGCGCCAGGCCCGTGACGCCCGGCGCGTGTTCGGCGGGGTCGGCACCGGCGGAGCCGTACCGTCCTCCTCCGCCTCTCCGGCCGGGCACGCCGTGCCCGGTGGGCCGGGGGCCGTGGGCGGGCCGTTCGGAGGGGCGCCCGTGGCTGCCGTGCTCGGGGCTGGTGCCGGTGCCGGTGCCGACAGTGCCCTTGAGGCGGGTGTCGTCGGCGGGGCCGCCAGCACGGGTGATGTGCGTGAGGAGCGGCGTGGGGGTGCTGGGGCGTCCTCGGGCGGGTTCGCGCCGCCCTGTTAG
- the ahcY gene encoding adenosylhomocysteinase — protein sequence MTTATDRQDFKVADLSLAPFGRKEITLAEHEMPGLMSIREEFAAAQPLAGARITGSLHMTVQTAVLIETLVALGAEVRWASCNIFSTQDHAAAAIAVGPNGTPEAPAGVPVFAWKGETLEEYWWCTEQALTWPNTPTGGPNMILDDGGDATLLVHKGVEFEKAGAAPDPSTADSEEYAHILTLLNRTLTESPQKWTQLASEIRGVTEETTTGVHRLYEMHRDGSLLFPAINVNDAVTKSKFDNKYGCRHSLIDGINRATDVLIGGKTAVVFGYGDVGKGCAESLRGQGARVIITEIDPICALQAAMDGYQVTTLDEVVETADIFVTTTGNKDIIMAKDMARMKHQAIVGNIGHFDNEIDMAGLAKIDGIVKDEVKPQVHTWTFPDGKVLIVLSEGRLLNLGNATGHPSFVMSNSFADQTLAQIELFTKPEDYPTDVYVLPKHLDEKVARLHLDALGVKLTTLRPEQAAYIGVQVEGPYKPDHYRY from the coding sequence ATGACGACGGCCACCGACCGCCAGGACTTCAAGGTCGCCGACCTCTCCCTCGCCCCGTTCGGGCGCAAGGAGATCACGCTCGCCGAGCACGAGATGCCCGGCCTGATGTCGATCCGTGAGGAGTTCGCCGCCGCCCAGCCGCTGGCCGGCGCCCGGATCACCGGTTCGCTGCACATGACCGTGCAGACCGCCGTGCTCATCGAGACCCTGGTCGCCCTGGGCGCCGAGGTCCGCTGGGCCTCCTGCAACATCTTCTCCACCCAGGACCACGCCGCCGCCGCCATCGCGGTCGGCCCGAACGGCACCCCGGAAGCCCCCGCGGGCGTCCCGGTCTTCGCCTGGAAGGGCGAGACGCTCGAAGAGTACTGGTGGTGCACGGAGCAGGCGCTGACCTGGCCGAACACCCCCACCGGCGGCCCGAACATGATCCTCGACGACGGTGGCGACGCCACCCTCCTCGTCCACAAGGGCGTCGAGTTCGAGAAGGCCGGTGCCGCCCCGGACCCGTCGACCGCGGACAGCGAGGAGTACGCCCACATCCTCACGCTGCTGAACCGCACCCTCACCGAGTCCCCGCAGAAGTGGACCCAGCTCGCGTCCGAGATCCGCGGTGTGACCGAGGAGACGACGACCGGCGTCCACCGCCTGTACGAGATGCACCGTGACGGCTCCCTCCTGTTCCCCGCGATCAACGTGAACGACGCGGTGACCAAGTCGAAGTTCGACAACAAGTACGGCTGCCGCCACTCCCTCATCGACGGCATCAACCGCGCCACCGACGTCCTCATCGGTGGCAAGACCGCCGTCGTCTTCGGCTACGGCGACGTCGGCAAGGGCTGCGCCGAGTCCCTGCGCGGCCAGGGCGCCCGCGTGATCATCACGGAGATCGACCCGATCTGCGCGCTGCAGGCGGCGATGGACGGCTACCAGGTGACCACGCTCGACGAGGTCGTCGAGACGGCGGACATCTTCGTCACCACGACGGGCAACAAGGACATCATCATGGCCAAGGACATGGCCCGGATGAAGCACCAGGCGATCGTCGGCAACATCGGCCACTTCGACAACGAGATCGACATGGCCGGCCTCGCGAAGATCGACGGCATCGTCAAGGACGAGGTCAAGCCCCAGGTCCACACCTGGACGTTCCCCGACGGCAAGGTCCTCATCGTCCTGTCCGAAGGCCGCCTCCTGAACCTGGGCAACGCGACCGGCCACCCGTCCTTCGTGATGTCCAACAGCTTCGCGGACCAGACCCTCGCGCAGATCGAGCTCTTCACGAAGCCCGAGGATTACCCGACCGACGTCTATGTGCTGCCCAAGCACCTCGACGAGAAGGTCGCCCGACTCCACCTCGACGCGCTGGGCGTCAAGCTCACGACGCTCCGTCCCGAGCAGGCGGCGTACATCGGTGTCCAGGTGGAGGGCCCGTACAAGCCCGACCACTACCGCTACTGA
- a CDS encoding cation diffusion facilitator family transporter, which produces MSASGGTKAIVAALAANLSIAVAKFVAFLFSGSSSMLAESVHSLADSGNQGLLLLGGKRAKREATPEHPFGYGRERYIYAFLVSIVLFSVGGMFAVYEGYEKIKHPHEIEAWYWPVGVLVFAIIAEIFSFRTAIKESNLTRGDRSWTEFVRRSKAPELPVVLLEDLGALVGLILALGGVGLALATGNGVWDGIGTLCIGILLILIAIVLAVETKSLLLGESAGLEDVEKIKAAMVDGDTVTRIIHMRTLHLGPEELLVAAKIAVRHDETAAEVADAINAAENRIRAAVPIARVIYLEPDIYNAEAAANGSNPGTAAAPGTATGVSTDKATGTDDGAAAKDSGH; this is translated from the coding sequence ATGAGCGCGTCAGGCGGAACCAAGGCGATCGTGGCGGCACTCGCCGCCAACCTCTCGATCGCCGTGGCCAAATTCGTAGCGTTCCTCTTCAGTGGCTCCTCGTCGATGCTCGCGGAGAGCGTCCACTCGCTCGCCGACTCGGGCAACCAGGGACTGCTGCTGCTCGGCGGCAAGAGGGCGAAGCGCGAAGCCACTCCTGAACACCCCTTCGGCTACGGGCGCGAGCGCTACATCTACGCGTTCCTCGTCTCCATCGTCCTCTTCTCGGTCGGTGGCATGTTCGCGGTCTACGAGGGCTACGAGAAGATCAAGCACCCGCACGAGATCGAGGCCTGGTACTGGCCGGTCGGAGTGCTGGTCTTCGCGATCATCGCCGAGATCTTCTCCTTCCGGACGGCGATCAAGGAGTCCAACCTGACGCGCGGCGACCGCTCCTGGACCGAGTTCGTCCGCCGCTCCAAGGCGCCCGAACTCCCGGTCGTCCTCCTGGAGGACCTCGGCGCCCTGGTCGGCCTGATCCTGGCGCTCGGGGGTGTCGGCCTCGCCCTTGCCACCGGCAACGGCGTCTGGGACGGCATCGGCACCCTCTGCATCGGCATCCTGCTGATCCTCATCGCCATCGTCCTGGCCGTCGAGACGAAGTCCCTCCTGCTCGGCGAGTCCGCCGGCCTCGAGGACGTCGAGAAGATCAAGGCAGCCATGGTGGACGGCGACACCGTCACCCGCATCATCCACATGCGCACCCTCCACCTCGGCCCCGAGGAACTGCTGGTCGCCGCCAAGATCGCGGTCCGGCACGACGAGACCGCCGCCGAGGTCGCGGACGCCATCAACGCCGCGGAGAACCGCATCCGGGCCGCGGTCCCGATCGCTCGTGTCATCTACCTGGAGCCGGACATCTACAACGCCGAGGCCGCGGCCAACGGCAGCAATCCGGGCACCGCCGCGGCCCCCGGCACGGCCACCGGTGTGAGCACCGACAAGGCCACCGGCACGGACGACGGGGCGGCCGCGAAGGATTCCGGCCACTGA
- the manA gene encoding mannose-6-phosphate isomerase, class I, producing MDRLSNTVRPYAWGSTTAIPALLGIAPTGEPQAEMWMGAHPGAPSRITRTTPAGTTELPLTEVIDADPEGELGVATVARFGPRLPFLLKLLAAGAPLSVQVHPNLEQARDGYADEEARGVPADAPHRTYKDANHKPELICALTPFAGLCGFRPPAEAADAMEALGVDSLKPYVDLLRAHPEEAALREVLTAILGTEPAEMAGTVAEAAAAAERLGGAHAPYARIAHHFPGDPGVLAAMLLNYVQLQPGEALFLDAGVPHAYLDGLGVEVMANSDNVLRCGLTPKHIDVPELLRVVRFEATEPGVLRPEAAPSGEELYETPADEFALSRYTLAPGADPTELTAPTPQIALCTAGSITVGELALAPGESVYVPAGEPVEATGAGTLFRATVAA from the coding sequence ATGGACCGGCTGTCCAACACCGTGCGCCCCTACGCCTGGGGGTCCACCACGGCCATCCCCGCCCTGCTCGGCATCGCCCCCACCGGCGAACCGCAGGCCGAGATGTGGATGGGAGCCCACCCCGGAGCCCCCTCGCGCATCACCCGCACCACCCCCGCCGGTACGACGGAACTGCCGCTCACCGAGGTCATCGATGCCGACCCGGAGGGGGAGCTGGGCGTGGCCACCGTCGCCCGGTTCGGCCCCCGCCTGCCCTTCCTCCTGAAGCTGCTCGCCGCCGGAGCCCCCCTTTCCGTGCAGGTCCACCCGAACCTGGAACAGGCCCGCGACGGCTACGCGGACGAGGAGGCCCGAGGCGTTCCGGCCGACGCCCCGCACCGCACGTACAAGGACGCGAACCACAAGCCCGAACTGATCTGCGCGCTCACCCCCTTCGCCGGACTGTGCGGCTTCCGCCCGCCCGCCGAGGCGGCGGACGCGATGGAGGCGCTGGGGGTCGACTCCCTCAAGCCGTACGTGGACCTCCTCCGCGCCCACCCCGAGGAGGCGGCGCTCCGCGAGGTGCTCACGGCGATCCTCGGCACGGAACCGGCGGAGATGGCCGGGACCGTGGCGGAAGCGGCGGCCGCGGCCGAACGCCTCGGCGGCGCCCACGCCCCGTACGCCCGCATCGCCCACCACTTCCCCGGAGACCCCGGCGTACTGGCCGCCATGCTGCTCAACTACGTACAGCTCCAGCCCGGCGAGGCCCTGTTCCTGGACGCGGGCGTCCCGCACGCCTACCTCGACGGCCTCGGCGTCGAGGTCATGGCCAACTCGGACAACGTGCTGCGCTGCGGCCTGACCCCCAAGCACATCGACGTCCCCGAACTCCTGCGCGTCGTCCGCTTCGAGGCCACCGAGCCCGGTGTGCTGCGCCCGGAGGCGGCGCCGTCCGGCGAGGAGTTGTACGAGACCCCCGCCGACGAGTTCGCCCTCTCCCGCTACACCCTCGCCCCCGGCGCGGACCCCACCGAACTGACCGCCCCCACACCGCAGATCGCCCTCTGCACGGCGGGATCGATCACCGTCGGCGAACTCGCCCTGGCACCGGGGGAGTCCGTCTACGTCCCGGCGGGAGAGCCGGTCGAGGCGACGGGAGCGGGCACCCTCTTCCGGGCCACTGTGGCGGCCTGA
- a CDS encoding SIS domain-containing protein — protein sequence MLDESLLDAPDALARADRRDLLRGAAEAGARVRTAARHAAEAGIGGLNPEGRPRSVLVAGPGTAAIGVADLIGALAGAAAPVVRIRPTGVAPAPGALRWTLPGWAGSVDLLLIVTADGSEPGLALLAEQAYRRGCTVVAVAPTRSPLRETVDGVHGLVVPMAAAPHGEYDAETSAAGPGTLWALLTPLLALLDRVGLVTAAPEDLQKVADRLDRTAERCGPAIATYSNPAKTLAAELADTLPLLWTEGDAAGPVGRRFAAVLSELAGRPALAAELPEALPSHGTLLTGDFAAGADPDDFFRDRVEEGETLRARVVLLRDRPAGGLSACPAARELALGHDTPVSELEPEEGSALEALAELLAVTDFAAVYLSLASTPDS from the coding sequence ATGCTCGACGAGTCCCTGCTCGACGCCCCGGACGCCCTGGCCCGAGCCGACCGCCGCGATCTGCTGCGCGGCGCGGCCGAAGCCGGCGCGCGGGTCCGTACCGCCGCCCGGCACGCGGCCGAGGCCGGTATCGGTGGCCTGAACCCGGAGGGCCGGCCCCGGTCCGTGCTGGTCGCGGGCCCCGGCACCGCAGCCATCGGCGTCGCGGACCTGATCGGCGCGCTGGCCGGCGCGGCCGCGCCCGTCGTCCGCATCCGGCCCACCGGCGTCGCCCCCGCCCCCGGCGCCCTCCGCTGGACCCTGCCCGGCTGGGCCGGATCGGTGGACCTCCTCCTCATCGTGACCGCCGACGGTTCCGAGCCGGGCCTCGCCCTCCTCGCCGAGCAGGCGTACCGCAGGGGTTGCACCGTCGTCGCCGTCGCCCCCACCCGCTCACCGCTGCGCGAAACGGTGGACGGGGTGCACGGCCTGGTGGTCCCGATGGCGGCCGCCCCGCACGGCGAGTACGACGCGGAGACCTCCGCCGCAGGCCCCGGCACCCTGTGGGCGCTGCTCACCCCGCTGCTGGCGCTCCTGGACCGGGTCGGCCTGGTGACCGCGGCCCCCGAGGACCTCCAGAAAGTGGCGGACCGCCTGGACCGCACCGCCGAACGCTGCGGCCCCGCCATCGCCACGTACAGCAACCCGGCCAAGACCCTCGCCGCAGAGCTCGCCGACACCCTGCCGCTGCTGTGGACCGAGGGCGACGCCGCGGGGCCGGTCGGCCGTCGCTTCGCCGCCGTCCTGTCCGAGCTCGCCGGCCGGCCCGCCCTGGCCGCCGAGCTGCCCGAAGCGCTGCCCTCGCACGGCACGCTGCTGACCGGCGACTTCGCGGCCGGTGCGGATCCGGACGACTTCTTCCGCGACCGGGTCGAGGAGGGAGAGACTCTGCGCGCCCGCGTCGTCCTGCTCCGGGACCGCCCGGCCGGGGGCCTCAGCGCCTGCCCGGCCGCCCGCGAACTCGCGCTCGGCCACGACACTCCCGTCAGCGAGCTGGAGCCGGAGGAGGGCAGCGCACTGGAAGCCCTGGCCGAGCTGCTCGCGGTGACCGACTTCGCCGCGGTGTACCTCTCCCTGGCCTCGACCCCCGACTCCTGA
- a CDS encoding Trm112 family protein — MALEAGLLEILACPACHSPLDDRSAADSPELVCTGKDCGLAYPVRDGIPVLLVDEARRPA, encoded by the coding sequence ATGGCGCTCGAAGCCGGCCTCCTGGAGATCCTGGCCTGCCCGGCCTGCCACTCCCCGCTCGATGACCGTTCGGCGGCCGACAGCCCCGAACTGGTCTGCACGGGCAAGGACTGCGGCCTCGCCTACCCGGTCCGGGACGGCATCCCCGTTCTCCTCGTCGACGAGGCCCGCCGCCCCGCCTGA
- a CDS encoding phosphomannomutase/phosphoglucomutase, translating into MVADLSQLVKAYDVRGVVPDQWDESLAELFGAAFVQVTAADAIVIGHDMRPTSPALAGAFARGAAARGADVTLIGLCSTDQLYYASGALGLPGAMFTASHNPAQYNGIKMCRAGAAPVGQDTGLAEIRTLVEQWSEGTPQPPAAATPGTITERDTLTDYAAHLLGLVDLSAVRPLKVVVDAGNGMGGHTVPTVFGDLPLDLVPMYFELDGTFPHHEANPLDPKNIVDLQARVLAEGADLGLAFDGDADRCFVVDERGAGVSPSAITALVAARELARNGGEGVVIHNLITSSSVPEVVRENGGTPVRTRVGHSFIKTEMAKHGAIFGGEHSAHYYFRDFWNADTGMLAALHVLAALGGQQKPLSELVAEYDRYAGSGEINSTVTDQTASLATVRAVYGAREGVTFDDLDGLTVTAADWWFNLRASNTEPLLRLNVEAKDERTMAAVRDEVLTLIRTS; encoded by the coding sequence GTGGTTGCTGATCTGTCGCAGCTCGTGAAGGCGTACGACGTGCGCGGTGTGGTGCCCGACCAGTGGGACGAGTCGCTGGCCGAGCTGTTCGGAGCCGCGTTCGTCCAGGTCACCGCCGCCGACGCGATCGTCATCGGCCACGACATGCGGCCCACCTCGCCGGCGCTCGCCGGTGCGTTCGCCCGCGGCGCGGCGGCGCGGGGCGCCGACGTCACGCTGATCGGCCTCTGCTCGACGGACCAGCTGTACTACGCCTCGGGGGCCCTCGGCCTCCCCGGCGCGATGTTCACGGCCTCGCACAACCCGGCCCAGTACAACGGCATCAAGATGTGCCGGGCCGGGGCCGCCCCGGTCGGCCAGGACACCGGCCTCGCCGAGATCCGCACCCTGGTCGAGCAGTGGTCGGAAGGCACCCCGCAGCCCCCGGCCGCCGCCACTCCCGGCACGATCACCGAGCGGGACACCCTCACCGACTACGCGGCCCACCTCCTCGGCCTCGTCGATCTCAGCGCCGTGCGGCCCCTCAAGGTGGTGGTCGACGCGGGCAACGGCATGGGCGGCCACACGGTCCCCACGGTCTTCGGGGACCTCCCGCTCGACCTCGTCCCGATGTACTTCGAGCTGGACGGCACCTTCCCCCACCACGAGGCCAACCCCCTCGACCCCAAGAACATCGTCGACCTCCAGGCCCGCGTCCTCGCCGAGGGCGCCGACCTGGGCCTCGCCTTCGACGGCGACGCGGACCGCTGCTTCGTGGTCGACGAGCGGGGCGCGGGCGTCTCCCCGTCCGCGATCACGGCCCTGGTCGCCGCCCGCGAGCTGGCCCGCAACGGAGGCGAGGGCGTCGTCATCCACAACCTCATCACCTCCTCGTCCGTCCCCGAGGTGGTCCGCGAGAACGGCGGCACCCCGGTCCGCACGCGGGTCGGCCACTCCTTCATCAAGACGGAGATGGCGAAGCACGGCGCGATCTTCGGCGGCGAGCACTCCGCGCACTACTACTTCCGCGACTTCTGGAACGCCGACACGGGCATGCTCGCCGCCCTCCACGTACTGGCCGCACTCGGCGGCCAGCAGAAGCCGCTCTCCGAGCTGGTCGCGGAGTACGACCGGTACGCCGGTTCCGGCGAGATCAACTCCACCGTCACCGATCAGACCGCCAGCCTGGCCACGGTCAGGGCGGTCTACGGGGCCCGTGAGGGCGTCACCTTCGATGACCTGGACGGCCTCACGGTCACGGCCGCCGACTGGTGGTTCAACCTCCGCGCCTCGAACACCGAGCCGCTGCTGCGGCTGAATGTGGAGGCGAAGGACGAGCGGACGATGGCGGCGGTACGCGACGAGGTCCTGACCCTGATCCGCACCAGCTGA